The following coding sequences lie in one Musa acuminata AAA Group cultivar baxijiao chromosome BXJ1-8, Cavendish_Baxijiao_AAA, whole genome shotgun sequence genomic window:
- the LOC135588243 gene encoding uncharacterized protein LOC135588243 produces MLQLISLHPPPVGAATCLPPRASSSSSLPILHLSSSDRGRQPRFPAIATKAKPNRRAKTLLEPQEVSEIRDEDDVEDEGGGVDAFPFGDGFTAEEGGGGEENSEGDEDGVLNSSGGYGGRGDGKDYDKDPELAEILASCFDDPQKAQSRVEERIRRKRDKILHTKTGSATPMKVTFNKFHYSNSYIWFEFYNAPLAKDITLICDTIRSWHIVGRLGGCNSMNMQLSQAPLESKRPSYDAIQGANITPTTFYNIGDLEIQDNLARIWVDIGTSEPLLLDVLINALTCISSDYVGIKQVVFGGSNFENWKENLTSEDAGYSIHKI; encoded by the exons ATGTTGCAGCTCATTTCGCTCCATCCGCCACCTGTTGGCGCCGCTACCTGCCTCCCTCCGcgcgcttcctcctcctcctctcttcctattcTCCACCTCTCGTCCTCTGATCGTGGACGACAACCCCGATTCCCCGCCATCGCTACCAAGGCTAAACCAAATAGGCGCGCCAAAACCCTACTAGAACCCCAAGAGGTCTCCGAGATCAGGGATGAAGACGACGTCGAAGACGAAGGAGGAGGAGTTGATGCTTTCCCTTTTGGTGATGGGTTTACGGCggaagagggaggaggtggagaagaaaATAGCGAGGGAGACGAGGACGGGGTCTTGAATTCGTCGGGTGGGTACGGAGGAAGAGGCGACGGGAAGGATTACGACAAAGACCCCGAGCTGGCGGAGATCCTCGCCAGCTGCTTCGATGACCCCCAGAAGGCCCAATCTCGA GTTGAGGAGAGGATAAGGAGGAAGAGGGATAAGATACTGCACACCAAGACCGGCTCTGCTACGCCCATGAAAGTCACATTCAACAA GTTTCACTATTCAAACTCCTATATATGGTTTGAATTCTACAATGCTCCATTAGCAAAAGACATAACTTTAATCTGCGAT ACTATTCGGTCTTGGCATATAGTTGGCCGCCTTGGTGGGTGCAACTCGATGAACATGCAG TTATCACAAGCACCTCTTGAGAGTAAAAGACCAAGTTATGATGCTATTCAAGGAGCAAACATTACCCCAACAACATTTTATAACATTGGGGATCTCGAGATCCAAGACAATTTAGCACGGATATG GGTAGATATCGGTACAAGTGAACCATTACTTCTGGATGTACTAATTAACGCGTTGACCTGCATAAGCTCAGA TTATGTCGGGATCAAACAGGTGGTCTTTGGAGGTTCAAATTTTGAGAATTGGAAGGAGAACTTGACATCAGAGGATGCCGGTTACAGCATCCACAAGATCTGA